One window from the genome of Luteithermobacter gelatinilyticus encodes:
- a CDS encoding NAD+ synthase has protein sequence MTNNLKIALATLNPTVGDIEGNARKILEARDKAAQEGADLVVYSELVLIGYPPDDLVLKPVFQRQAMAKVRRLAKVTGDGGPAMLIGSCWAEENGRLYNALILLDGGEIAAIRYKHDLPNYGVFDEVRVFRPGPLQGPVNFRGVRLGVLVCEDMWYPEVTECLAETGAELLVVSNGSPFETDKHHERLNLAVRRVKESGLPLIYVNQIGGQDELVFDGGSFVLNADYHLAFQGRCWQEQVKVLSWKRTEAGWGCEKSDVHPYGEGYADIYQAMMLGLRDYVEKNRFPGVVIGMSGGIDSALSAVVAVDALGAERVHLVMMPSQYTSQESLLDAADCAAMIGARLDNIPIVPAVEAMAQMLTGAFAGTEPDSTEENLQSRIRGMTLMALSNKFGHMLLTTGNKSEMSVGYATLYGDMCGGYSVLKDIYKTDVFGLSRWRNEHHPRGARGPAGQVIPENIITKPPSAELRPDQKDEDSLPPYEVLDDILACLVEKEMAFHEIVEKGHDAETVARIEHLLYVAEYKRRQSPPGVKITRRSFGRERRYPITNGYRNARLRDLDA, from the coding sequence ATGACAAATAACTTGAAGATCGCCCTGGCGACGCTTAATCCCACTGTCGGAGATATTGAAGGCAATGCCCGGAAAATCCTCGAGGCCCGGGATAAGGCGGCGCAGGAGGGGGCAGATCTTGTTGTCTACAGTGAACTGGTACTCATCGGCTATCCGCCGGATGACCTTGTCCTCAAACCGGTTTTCCAGCGCCAGGCGATGGCTAAAGTCCGTCGTCTGGCCAAAGTCACTGGTGACGGTGGACCGGCCATGCTTATTGGCAGTTGCTGGGCTGAGGAGAATGGCCGGTTGTACAACGCCCTGATCCTGCTGGACGGGGGAGAAATCGCCGCCATACGCTACAAACATGACTTGCCCAATTACGGGGTGTTTGATGAAGTGCGGGTGTTCCGGCCCGGCCCCTTGCAGGGACCGGTGAATTTTCGCGGGGTGCGTCTGGGGGTGCTGGTCTGCGAGGACATGTGGTATCCGGAAGTGACCGAGTGTCTGGCCGAAACCGGAGCGGAACTTCTGGTGGTCAGTAACGGGTCTCCCTTTGAAACGGATAAACATCATGAACGCCTGAATCTCGCCGTGCGCCGGGTCAAGGAAAGCGGTCTGCCGCTGATTTATGTGAACCAGATAGGCGGACAGGACGAATTGGTGTTTGACGGGGGCTCTTTTGTCCTTAATGCGGATTATCATCTGGCTTTTCAGGGGCGGTGCTGGCAGGAGCAGGTGAAAGTGTTGTCCTGGAAGCGCACAGAAGCGGGCTGGGGGTGTGAAAAAAGCGACGTGCACCCTTATGGTGAAGGTTACGCGGATATTTATCAGGCCATGATGCTGGGGCTTCGGGACTATGTGGAAAAAAACCGTTTCCCCGGGGTGGTGATCGGGATGTCCGGGGGCATTGACAGTGCCTTGAGCGCCGTGGTGGCGGTGGATGCTCTGGGGGCGGAAAGGGTGCATCTGGTGATGATGCCCTCCCAATATACCAGTCAGGAAAGCTTGCTGGATGCGGCTGACTGCGCGGCCATGATCGGGGCGCGTCTTGACAATATCCCCATTGTGCCGGCCGTGGAGGCCATGGCGCAAATGTTGACCGGGGCCTTTGCCGGAACCGAACCGGACAGCACTGAAGAAAACCTGCAAAGCCGCATTCGCGGTATGACGCTGATGGCGCTCAGCAATAAGTTTGGCCACATGCTGCTGACCACCGGGAACAAGTCGGAAATGTCCGTGGGATACGCCACACTGTATGGCGATATGTGTGGCGGTTATTCCGTGCTCAAGGATATTTACAAGACGGATGTGTTCGGGCTCAGTCGCTGGCGCAACGAACATCATCCCCGCGGGGCGCGGGGACCGGCGGGCCAGGTCATTCCGGAAAATATTATTACCAAACCGCCAAGCGCGGAACTGCGGCCGGACCAGAAGGACGAGGACAGCCTACCGCCTTATGAGGTGCTGGACGATATTCTGGCATGTCTGGTGGAAAAGGAAATGGCCTTCCACGAGATTGTTGAGAAGGGCCATGATGCGGAAACGGTGGCCCGCATCGAACATCTGCTGTATGTGGCGGAATATAAACGGCGCCAGTCCCCGCCGGGGGTCAAGATCACCCGCCGCAGTTTCGGTCGGGAACGCAGGTATCCGATCACCAATGGGTACCGCAACGCCCGTTTGCGCGATCTGGATGCCTAG
- a CDS encoding class II 3-deoxy-7-phosphoheptulonate synthase, which translates to MTKTWTPDSWRSKPIRQVPEYPDQGELEAVEEELRNSPPLVFAGEARRLKSQLADVAAGKAFLLQGGDCAESFAEFHANNIRDTFRVLMQMSVALTFAASCPVVKVGRMAGQFAKPRSAATEVQNGVELPSYRGDIINGIDFTPEARIPDPRRMSRAYSQAAATLNLLRAFAQGGFANLHKVHQWNLDFVSNSPAAERYQDMADRIDEALRFMEACGVNAELPQFQGTDFYVSHEALLLWYEEALTRTDSTTGKWYDTSGHMLWIGDRTRVLDEAHVEFLSGIENPLGVKVGPTTDLDELIRILDKLNPSNEAGRITLICRMGADKVEDKLPPVIRRIKEEGRTVVWSSDPMHGNTIKSTSGFKTRPFDRVLQEVRSFFKVHKGEGTYAGGVHFEMTGQNVTECIGGAEAITDEKLADRYHTHCDPRLNASQSLELAFLIAESLKEERDARNAEMKKVS; encoded by the coding sequence ATGACGAAGACCTGGACACCTGACAGCTGGAGATCAAAGCCGATCCGGCAGGTTCCGGAATATCCCGATCAGGGAGAGCTTGAGGCTGTGGAAGAAGAACTGCGGAACTCTCCGCCGCTGGTGTTTGCCGGCGAGGCCCGGCGCCTGAAAAGCCAGCTTGCGGATGTGGCCGCGGGCAAGGCTTTTTTGTTGCAGGGGGGGGACTGTGCAGAAAGTTTTGCGGAATTTCACGCCAATAACATTCGCGATACATTCCGGGTTTTGATGCAGATGTCGGTGGCGCTCACTTTTGCGGCGTCCTGTCCGGTGGTAAAAGTGGGGCGTATGGCCGGCCAGTTTGCGAAACCGCGCAGTGCCGCAACGGAAGTCCAGAACGGGGTGGAATTGCCCAGCTACCGCGGCGATATCATCAACGGTATTGATTTTACACCCGAAGCCCGTATCCCGGACCCCCGGCGTATGAGCCGGGCCTACAGTCAGGCGGCGGCCACTCTGAACCTGCTCAGGGCCTTTGCCCAGGGGGGCTTTGCCAACCTGCACAAGGTGCATCAGTGGAATCTGGATTTTGTCAGCAATAGCCCCGCAGCAGAACGATATCAGGATATGGCGGACCGTATTGACGAAGCGCTCAGATTCATGGAAGCCTGTGGGGTCAATGCTGAATTGCCGCAATTCCAGGGCACGGACTTCTATGTATCCCATGAGGCATTGCTGCTGTGGTATGAAGAAGCGTTGACCCGTACCGACAGCACCACCGGGAAATGGTATGACACCTCCGGTCATATGTTGTGGATCGGAGACCGGACCCGGGTTCTGGATGAGGCGCATGTGGAGTTTCTGTCGGGTATCGAAAATCCGCTTGGTGTCAAGGTGGGACCGACCACGGATCTTGATGAATTGATACGCATCCTGGACAAGCTCAACCCGTCCAATGAAGCCGGGCGCATCACCCTGATCTGTCGTATGGGCGCGGACAAGGTGGAAGACAAACTGCCGCCGGTGATCCGGCGCATTAAGGAGGAAGGCCGCACGGTGGTGTGGTCGTCGGACCCAATGCATGGCAACACCATCAAATCCACCAGCGGATTCAAAACCCGCCCCTTTGACCGGGTATTGCAGGAAGTGCGCAGTTTCTTCAAGGTGCATAAGGGTGAAGGCACCTATGCCGGTGGTGTGCATTTTGAAATGACCGGTCAGAATGTCACCGAATGCATCGGCGGGGCGGAAGCGATTACGGATGAAAAACTGGCGGACCGGTATCACACCCATTGTGATCCGCGGCTTAACGCCAGCCAGTCTCTGGAACTGGCCTTCCTGATCGCCGAAAGCCTGAAAGAAGAACGGGATGCCCGGAATGCGGAGATGAAAAAAGTTTCTTGA
- the gor gene encoding glutathione-disulfide reductase — protein MMFDYDFFVIGAGSGGVRASRMAASYGAKVGLCEDYRVGGTCVIRGCVPKKLFVYASEFKGHFSDAAGYGWHHDGVRFNWPELVRAKDKEIDRLNGLYLNTLKNHNVEVIEARGRLVDRHTIELRGAEGTTTVTADKILIATGARPQLPDIPGIEHAITSNEAFHLEELPDRIAVVGGGYIAVEFAGIFNGLGVKTSLLYRGEQILRGFDREIRDKLNMEMCKKGVEVRVETNVTAIEKTDRGLSLKLTDGSVLEVGAVMYATGRVPNVENLGLEELGVATKPNGAIIVDEEYRTNIDNIFAVGDVIDRVQLTPVAIKEGAALAATQFNKTPTRVDYDYIPTAIFSQPPIGTVGYGEEEAREKFGEDIEVYRSEFRAMKYVLPGREERSLMKLIVQKSTDKVIGAHMIGPDAAEIIQGVAIALKCGATKAQFDSTVAVHPSSAEEFVLMK, from the coding sequence ATGATGTTTGATTATGATTTTTTTGTTATAGGCGCTGGCTCCGGCGGGGTGCGGGCCAGCCGCATGGCCGCCAGTTATGGAGCCAAAGTCGGTTTGTGTGAAGACTACCGGGTTGGTGGCACTTGCGTCATCCGGGGGTGTGTACCTAAAAAACTATTTGTTTATGCTTCTGAATTTAAAGGACATTTTTCAGATGCTGCGGGATATGGCTGGCATCATGATGGCGTGAGATTCAACTGGCCTGAACTGGTGCGGGCTAAGGATAAGGAAATCGACCGGCTGAACGGGTTGTACCTGAATACTCTCAAGAACCACAATGTGGAGGTGATTGAGGCCCGCGGTCGGCTTGTGGATCGTCACACCATTGAACTGAGGGGGGCTGAGGGCACAACGACGGTAACAGCAGACAAGATTCTGATTGCCACCGGAGCCCGGCCGCAATTGCCGGATATTCCCGGCATCGAGCATGCCATTACCTCCAACGAAGCGTTTCACCTTGAAGAATTGCCGGATCGTATCGCCGTGGTGGGCGGAGGTTATATTGCTGTGGAATTTGCGGGCATTTTCAACGGGCTGGGTGTCAAGACCTCACTTTTGTATCGGGGGGAACAGATTTTACGAGGGTTCGACCGGGAAATTCGTGATAAACTGAATATGGAAATGTGCAAAAAAGGCGTGGAGGTGCGCGTTGAAACCAATGTAACGGCAATCGAAAAGACAGATCGCGGCTTGAGCCTGAAACTTACTGATGGGTCTGTTCTTGAGGTTGGCGCTGTCATGTATGCCACCGGTCGGGTCCCCAATGTGGAAAATCTGGGGCTTGAGGAACTGGGGGTAGCGACGAAACCAAACGGCGCCATTATTGTGGATGAGGAATATCGAACCAACATCGACAATATTTTTGCCGTGGGCGATGTGATCGACCGGGTCCAGCTTACTCCGGTAGCGATCAAGGAAGGGGCGGCCCTGGCCGCGACCCAGTTCAACAAAACACCCACCAGGGTGGATTATGACTATATTCCGACGGCGATTTTTTCGCAGCCGCCCATCGGCACAGTGGGATATGGTGAAGAAGAGGCCCGGGAAAAGTTCGGTGAGGATATCGAGGTGTACCGCTCGGAATTTCGCGCCATGAAATATGTCCTGCCGGGACGGGAGGAACGCTCCCTGATGAAGTTGATTGTGCAAAAAAGCACGGATAAGGTGATTGGGGCGCATATGATCGGACCGGATGCGGCGGAAATCATTCAGGGGGTGGCTATTGCGCTGAAATGCGGGGCCACCAAGGCGCAGTTTGACAGCACAGTGGCGGTTCATCCGTCCTCCGCGGAAGAATTTGTGCTGATGAAATAA
- a CDS encoding YdgA family protein encodes MTRKRLTLTSLLGVVVIILGVLPYFFGDKARETLEQQAAVISDIPGYALVIKDYEQGWFTSHVVFNFGFDAHTIEIMEESEAQNDAERVLLDLLKAGADFEATVAHGPVTFQNGLNFALLSLEGRLKDIDSQLYQDFRKLAGVPNFLNFHTVIAYNGVTTADVTSPAFKAALPTNQEQQITIESGGLTSHTTVNADVTHYVTEAKMPLFKFEATEGGIMLKDMYLSMQADRLNDYLWLGQGETEIGEITALVAGKSSFSLKNLKTTHEINRESDDTLQASLKMTLSQAGAGGNNVTDGILDLTFNRLDIDGLTRYVEEIQAISLTEDDQPPLTEEEIAQKTMDIISRTGFLLAQRSPEMSINSLKFKFGEGNFAGIGTVALKGEGLKKLETLNDPQTLLSRLAVDLTAGFDQALAEAIVTIGMKQQMAGTGIDMSHLPEEQLQQAVNIQTTLMLQTYVNQGLIVVDEENGLYNAHIEIKNGQQLINGKPLDIPLGQ; translated from the coding sequence ATGACCAGAAAACGCCTCACCTTGACCTCACTTCTGGGCGTTGTTGTTATAATTTTGGGCGTACTTCCGTATTTTTTCGGGGATAAGGCCCGTGAAACGCTGGAACAGCAGGCCGCTGTCATCTCCGACATCCCAGGATATGCCCTTGTCATCAAGGACTATGAACAAGGTTGGTTTACTTCCCATGTTGTTTTTAACTTCGGGTTTGACGCCCATACAATTGAAATTATGGAAGAATCCGAAGCCCAGAATGACGCTGAACGCGTTCTGCTGGATCTGCTCAAGGCGGGAGCGGATTTCGAGGCAACCGTGGCCCATGGCCCCGTCACCTTCCAAAACGGTCTGAACTTTGCCTTGCTGAGCCTTGAAGGCCGGCTCAAAGATATTGATTCCCAACTCTATCAGGATTTCCGGAAACTGGCCGGAGTGCCCAATTTTCTGAACTTCCATACTGTCATCGCGTATAACGGCGTAACCACCGCCGATGTAACAAGCCCTGCGTTCAAAGCCGCCCTTCCTACAAATCAGGAACAGCAAATCACCATTGAATCCGGCGGCCTGACCAGTCACACAACCGTCAATGCGGACGTCACTCATTACGTCACCGAGGCAAAAATGCCTCTGTTCAAATTCGAGGCGACCGAAGGCGGCATCATGTTGAAGGATATGTACCTGTCCATGCAAGCCGACAGACTAAATGATTATCTGTGGCTGGGACAGGGGGAAACAGAAATTGGCGAAATAACCGCTCTTGTCGCGGGTAAGAGTTCATTTTCCCTTAAAAACCTGAAAACCACCCATGAAATCAACCGCGAGAGTGATGACACCCTTCAGGCCAGTCTTAAAATGACCCTAAGCCAGGCGGGCGCGGGGGGTAACAATGTAACCGACGGTATTCTTGATCTGACTTTCAATCGCCTGGATATTGACGGCTTAACCCGCTATGTCGAGGAAATCCAGGCCATCTCCCTGACGGAAGACGATCAGCCTCCCCTCACAGAAGAAGAAATTGCCCAGAAGACCATGGACATTATTTCCAGAACCGGTTTCCTTCTTGCGCAACGCTCCCCCGAAATGAGCATCAACAGCCTCAAATTCAAGTTTGGCGAGGGGAATTTCGCTGGTATCGGTACCGTTGCTCTCAAGGGCGAAGGATTGAAAAAGCTTGAAACCCTGAATGATCCACAGACCCTTCTGTCACGACTGGCCGTAGACCTTACTGCAGGATTTGATCAAGCCCTGGCTGAAGCCATCGTAACCATCGGCATGAAGCAGCAGATGGCGGGCACCGGTATCGACATGAGCCATCTTCCGGAAGAACAGCTACAACAGGCCGTCAACATCCAGACAACACTGATGTTACAGACCTATGTGAATCAGGGACTTATTGTTGTTGATGAAGAAAACGGCCTCTATAACGCCCATATTGAAATCAAGAACGGCCAGCAGCTGATCAATGGCAAGCCACTGGATATTCCGCTGGGTCAGTAA
- a CDS encoding tetratricopeptide repeat protein: MFQNTLHQKLQTVLQFQKAGRVAEAEQLCKQILLTHPAQPDALHFMGLFRKQAGDYAAAEDFLKKSLKANPKNPAVEGNYANLLADMGRLEEALPHYEKATKQEPRFAEAWFNWGVALYKLERFEEALKKLKQALKLNPKNSRYYNALGLCLKKQTRMDDAIEAFEKAVSLNPNNVKALHNLGGLLRDEKRLGEAKKCFFEVLRRNPRQQESWQNLAAVFHEEGDVEQAIKAYQKILELDPAHLESHKILNNILWEAERQDQFLQSYEWAMQQRPDVVDLPLSYATALNQAGMPDRTEQMLLQARQRFPDAPEIDFAFAELYALVGEKDKAKDYYERCVAKQPGQEKFHIEYAKLLITEGDLDYAHRQLDEAEKIDPDDQLMWALRGVCWRLTEDEREFWLNDYDRLVRGIEIEVPEGYASLDEFNEALAEVLNEKHVFQRQPLDQTLRGGTQTVGSLYQEKHEVIRKLRQAVYDAARRYVAGLPDDPAHPVVRRLSGDITFSGSWSCRLKSQGFHTNHVHPKGWVSGPYYVSLPDEVKRADGKQDKSGWVKFGEANLDLGDRNFPRKIIKPQEGMQVFFPSYTWHGTYPFQSDQYRMTAPCDLMPA; the protein is encoded by the coding sequence ATGTTTCAAAATACGCTACACCAAAAACTGCAAACCGTTTTGCAATTTCAGAAGGCGGGCCGGGTTGCTGAAGCGGAGCAGCTTTGTAAGCAGATTCTCCTGACCCACCCCGCTCAGCCGGATGCCCTGCATTTTATGGGGCTTTTTCGCAAGCAGGCGGGCGATTATGCCGCTGCAGAGGATTTTCTGAAAAAATCTCTGAAAGCCAATCCGAAAAACCCGGCGGTTGAGGGGAACTATGCCAATCTTCTGGCGGATATGGGGCGGCTTGAGGAAGCTCTTCCCCATTATGAAAAAGCCACGAAACAGGAACCCCGTTTTGCGGAGGCGTGGTTCAATTGGGGGGTGGCCTTGTATAAGCTGGAGCGGTTTGAGGAAGCTCTGAAGAAACTGAAGCAGGCGCTGAAACTCAATCCCAAGAACAGCCGTTATTACAACGCCTTGGGCCTGTGCCTTAAAAAGCAGACCCGGATGGATGACGCCATTGAGGCGTTTGAAAAAGCCGTTTCCTTGAACCCCAACAATGTGAAGGCCCTGCATAATCTGGGTGGTCTGTTGCGGGATGAAAAAAGACTTGGTGAGGCCAAGAAGTGTTTTTTTGAGGTTCTAAGACGCAATCCCCGGCAGCAGGAGAGCTGGCAGAATCTTGCTGCAGTGTTTCATGAAGAAGGGGATGTGGAGCAGGCGATCAAGGCGTATCAGAAAATTCTGGAACTGGATCCGGCTCATCTGGAAAGCCATAAGATATTAAACAACATTCTCTGGGAAGCCGAAAGGCAGGATCAGTTTTTGCAATCCTATGAATGGGCCATGCAACAACGCCCGGATGTGGTGGACCTGCCGTTGAGTTATGCAACGGCTCTTAATCAGGCAGGCATGCCGGACCGGACGGAGCAAATGCTTCTGCAGGCACGGCAACGATTCCCGGATGCGCCTGAAATCGACTTTGCTTTTGCGGAACTGTATGCTCTGGTCGGGGAAAAGGATAAAGCCAAAGACTATTATGAACGCTGTGTGGCGAAACAGCCGGGGCAGGAAAAGTTTCATATCGAATATGCAAAGTTGTTGATCACCGAAGGGGATCTGGACTATGCCCACCGGCAGCTTGACGAGGCGGAAAAAATCGACCCCGATGATCAGCTCATGTGGGCGCTGCGGGGTGTGTGCTGGCGCCTGACAGAGGACGAACGGGAGTTCTGGCTGAATGACTATGATCGTCTGGTGCGCGGCATCGAAATCGAAGTGCCAGAAGGATATGCGTCGCTGGATGAATTTAACGAGGCGCTGGCCGAGGTTCTGAATGAAAAACATGTCTTCCAGCGCCAGCCCCTGGACCAGACTCTGCGCGGCGGGACCCAGACGGTAGGCAGCCTGTATCAGGAAAAACATGAGGTGATCCGGAAACTGAGGCAGGCCGTATACGACGCGGCCCGGCGTTATGTGGCCGGATTGCCCGATGATCCGGCCCATCCTGTGGTCCGGCGTTTGAGCGGCGATATTACGTTTAGCGGGTCCTGGTCCTGCCGCCTGAAAAGCCAAGGGTTTCATACCAATCACGTGCACCCCAAAGGCTGGGTCAGCGGACCGTATTATGTTTCCCTGCCGGATGAAGTGAAACGGGCCGACGGGAAGCAGGACAAGTCCGGCTGGGTCAAATTCGGGGAAGCCAATCTCGATCTGGGAGACCGGAACTTTCCCCGCAAAATCATCAAACCCCAAGAGGGCATGCAGGTATTCTTCCCCTCTTATACTTGGCACGGCACTTATCCGTTTCAATCCGACCAGTACCGTATGACGGCCCCCTGTGATCTGATGCCGGCCTGA
- the glmS gene encoding glutamine--fructose-6-phosphate transaminase (isomerizing), which yields MCGIIGIIGKEEVVPRIMEGLKRLEYRGYDSAGIATLYDGKKIDRRRAQGKLVNLEERLREIPLLGTIGIGHTRWATHGAPTEQNAHPHATPRVAVVHNGIIENFRDLREELSAAGHQFETETDTETIVHLITSFLDQGLDPRAAAEAALKRLEGAFALAMIFDGEEDLMIGARRGSPLVLGYGEGEMYLGSDAIALAHLTRKITYLEEGDRVELTRNGARLFDEAGREVIRPVTMATISGGMIDKGNYRHFMLKEIYEQPTVIGQTLGTLIDPLQGKITLPEFPFDLAGIDRVTIIACGTSYYAGMVAKYWLEQKARLNVEVDIASEFRYREAVMPKGGLAIFISQSGETADTLAALRYAQAQGQHILSIVNVPQSSMERESDMVLHTHAGPEVGVASTKAFTCQLAVLACLAIAMAKARGQIDHGEEERLCQALTEVPARMAEVLNHDEAIQALADDVAKARDVIYLGRGPEYPIAMEGALKLKEISYIHAEGYAAGEMKHGPIALIDENVPIIVIAPTGRLFEKTVSNMQEVIARKGRVIFITDEQGAKTDSEEAEATIALPMLDEFVTPLLYAIPVQLLSYHVAVAKGTDVDQPRNLAKSVTVE from the coding sequence ATGTGCGGAATTATCGGGATTATTGGCAAAGAGGAGGTGGTGCCCCGGATCATGGAGGGGCTGAAACGGCTGGAGTATCGGGGGTATGATTCGGCTGGAATCGCCACGCTTTATGATGGGAAAAAAATTGACCGTCGCCGGGCCCAGGGCAAATTGGTCAATCTTGAAGAGCGCCTGCGGGAAATCCCGCTGCTGGGCACGATCGGTATTGGACACACCCGCTGGGCCACCCACGGGGCGCCGACGGAACAGAACGCCCATCCCCACGCCACCCCGCGTGTGGCCGTTGTCCATAACGGCATTATCGAAAACTTCCGTGATTTGCGCGAAGAACTCTCGGCCGCCGGGCATCAGTTCGAAACGGAAACCGATACGGAAACCATTGTCCATCTTATCACCAGTTTTCTGGACCAGGGGCTTGATCCCCGTGCCGCCGCAGAAGCGGCCCTGAAACGCCTGGAAGGGGCTTTTGCACTTGCCATGATCTTTGATGGCGAAGAGGACCTGATGATCGGCGCCCGGCGCGGCAGCCCGCTGGTGTTGGGCTATGGCGAGGGAGAAATGTATCTCGGCTCCGACGCCATTGCCCTGGCGCACCTGACCCGGAAGATCACCTATCTGGAGGAAGGCGACAGGGTGGAACTGACCCGCAATGGCGCTCGCCTGTTTGATGAGGCGGGGCGCGAAGTGATTCGCCCTGTTACGATGGCGACCATTTCCGGCGGTATGATTGACAAGGGCAATTATCGCCATTTTATGCTTAAGGAAATTTATGAGCAGCCCACCGTGATCGGGCAGACCTTGGGCACACTTATTGATCCCTTGCAGGGCAAGATTACATTGCCGGAGTTTCCCTTTGATCTTGCGGGCATCGACCGGGTAACCATCATAGCCTGCGGTACTTCCTATTATGCGGGCATGGTGGCCAAATACTGGTTGGAACAAAAGGCGCGGCTCAATGTGGAGGTGGATATCGCGTCCGAATTCCGCTATCGGGAAGCGGTCATGCCCAAAGGCGGGCTCGCCATTTTCATTTCCCAATCAGGGGAGACGGCCGACACGTTGGCCGCACTGCGTTATGCGCAGGCGCAGGGTCAGCATATTCTCAGCATAGTCAACGTGCCACAAAGCTCCATGGAACGGGAAAGCGACATGGTGCTTCACACCCATGCAGGGCCGGAGGTGGGCGTGGCGTCCACCAAGGCCTTTACCTGTCAGCTGGCGGTGCTCGCCTGTCTGGCCATTGCCATGGCGAAGGCGCGCGGACAGATTGACCATGGGGAAGAAGAACGCCTGTGCCAGGCATTGACCGAAGTGCCGGCGCGCATGGCGGAGGTGCTGAACCATGACGAAGCCATTCAGGCGCTGGCCGATGATGTGGCCAAGGCGCGGGACGTGATTTACCTGGGGCGCGGCCCGGAATATCCGATCGCCATGGAAGGGGCACTGAAGCTCAAGGAAATTTCCTATATTCATGCCGAAGGCTATGCCGCTGGGGAAATGAAACACGGTCCCATTGCCCTGATTGATGAAAACGTGCCGATTATTGTAATTGCACCCACGGGCCGGTTGTTTGAAAAAACCGTTTCCAACATGCAGGAAGTTATTGCCCGAAAGGGCCGGGTGATCTTTATCACTGATGAACAGGGGGCCAAAACTGATAGCGAGGAGGCGGAAGCTACCATTGCACTGCCGATGCTTGATGAGTTTGTAACCCCGCTGCTTTATGCGATTCCGGTACAGTTGTTGTCTTATCATGTCGCGGTGGCCAAGGGCACGGATGTGGATCAGCCGCGCAACCTTGCCAAATCGGTAACGGTAGAGTGA
- the glmU gene encoding bifunctional UDP-N-acetylglucosamine diphosphorylase/glucosamine-1-phosphate N-acetyltransferase GlmU, whose product MNSSDLAVVILAAGKGTRMKSSLHKVLHPLANRPMLLHLMDRLEALNPVKKIVVVGAGKDQVQATIGDQAEIVVQEPQLGTGHAVQMAREALGDFQGNVLILYGDVPMLTEDTLMAMVTARTRADGKAPAVVVLGFRPQDTKAYGRLVLNESGELEAIIEHKDATTEQRQITLCNSGIMAVDGRMLFDLLEQISNTNASGEYYLTDIVAIARQRGQSCAVVEAPEEEVMGINSRKELAEAEAIFQARMRDHFMAEGVTLLDPATVYFSYDTKIGQDVVIGPNVFFGPGVVVEDNVTIHSFSHLEGAVVREGASVGPFARLRPKADVGRKAKIGNFVEVKKSVIEEGAKVSHLTYIGDAHVGAGANIGAGTITCNYDGFNKFRTEIGKGAFIGSNTSLVAPVVIGEGAIIGAGSVVTRNVSGDALAVTRAEQKELGGWAARFRSKQQKHKK is encoded by the coding sequence ATGAATTCTTCTGATCTGGCAGTTGTTATCCTGGCAGCGGGCAAGGGAACCCGCATGAAATCCTCTCTGCATAAGGTGCTTCACCCTCTGGCCAACCGCCCCATGTTACTGCACCTTATGGATCGTCTGGAGGCACTGAATCCTGTTAAAAAAATAGTGGTGGTCGGGGCAGGTAAGGACCAGGTGCAGGCTACCATAGGTGATCAGGCGGAAATTGTTGTCCAGGAGCCGCAGCTGGGTACCGGGCATGCCGTGCAGATGGCACGGGAGGCGCTCGGAGATTTTCAGGGCAATGTGCTGATTCTGTATGGTGATGTGCCGATGCTGACAGAAGATACCCTGATGGCCATGGTGACTGCCCGCACTCGGGCGGACGGGAAAGCGCCGGCCGTTGTTGTATTGGGTTTCCGGCCCCAGGATACCAAGGCTTATGGTCGTCTTGTGCTGAACGAGAGCGGGGAGCTCGAAGCGATTATAGAGCACAAGGATGCCACAACGGAACAGCGGCAGATTACCTTGTGCAATTCCGGCATTATGGCAGTGGATGGCCGGATGTTATTTGATCTTCTGGAGCAAATCAGCAATACCAATGCCTCTGGGGAATATTATCTGACAGATATTGTTGCCATTGCGCGGCAACGCGGACAATCCTGCGCAGTGGTCGAGGCTCCCGAAGAGGAGGTTATGGGTATCAATTCCCGCAAAGAACTGGCCGAAGCTGAAGCGATTTTTCAGGCCCGCATGCGGGATCATTTTATGGCCGAAGGGGTAACCCTTCTGGACCCGGCCACAGTGTATTTTTCCTATGACACGAAAATAGGGCAGGATGTGGTGATCGGCCCCAATGTATTTTTCGGACCGGGCGTTGTTGTTGAGGACAATGTGACCATCCACAGCTTCTCCCATTTGGAAGGGGCGGTCGTGCGTGAAGGGGCCTCTGTGGGGCCATTTGCACGGCTCCGGCCCAAAGCAGACGTTGGCCGAAAAGCCAAGATCGGGAATTTCGTCGAGGTCAAGAAATCCGTCATCGAAGAAGGGGCCAAAGTCAGTCATCTGACCTATATTGGGGATGCCCATGTGGGGGCCGGGGCCAATATCGGTGCTGGAACCATTACCTGCAATTATGACGGGTTCAATAAGTTCAGAACGGAAATCGGCAAGGGAGCCTTTATTGGTTCCAATACGTCGCTGGTGGCCCCGGTAGTGATTGGTGAGGGAGCCATTATCGGCGCCGGCAGTGTCGTCACCCGGAATGTGAGTGGCGATGCCCTTGCGGTAACCCGGGCGGAACAGAAGGAACTGGGCGGCTGGGCGGCCCGCTTCCGGAGCAAACAGCAAAAACATAAAAAATAA